One genomic region from Sparus aurata chromosome 15, fSpaAur1.1, whole genome shotgun sequence encodes:
- the pla2g12b gene encoding group XIIB secretory phospholipase A2-like protein isoform X4, whose product MSSNCKPKGFRSDIHRLLLAAEAGQKADVKAYSSGHLGPRSLNQTQPKREKMSSFWRTSQSHDETPNPLTLQQAKALISVKKKEIKESSMPSAEPDVSGSRQVQAADHSPHTERREELSLPKIVDCSSNSLPVQLLDSSQKTSSSDPKRKHTFCVSSSDQEGLNSKGQLQTKQHFGRQVLANHDLWAGINVVEMHERKLQKELKKLSAQSWPSRDRLVVFSDVFDDVCEGSPVFGRILREIKTDYDLYVNHLMASQSPLPETSENASFILGSGKVREMKLEDAEKEVCRLEEEARRALEENKRVRNELQNVPAIKGPEDCYMKNISLSELPDTAVGCSDSIQIKRLQVLNTWREIQQLEEELEEKLVSTSTTTATERRIKDLKSEIMRLIASNDRLKTTNKDLEKKINMVLDREKASKAIRRMLWDEIHLQTE is encoded by the exons ATGTCCAGCAACTGTAAGCCCAAAGGTTTTAGGAGTGACATCCAcagactgctgctggctgctgaaGCTGGTCAGAAGGCTGATGTCAAGGCCTACTCCTCAGGTCATCTGGGGCCCCGCAGCCTGAACCAGACTCAGCCTAAGAGGGAGAAAATGTCATCTTTCTGGAGAACATCTCAGAGCCATGATGAAACCCCAAACCCTCTGACACTCCAGCAGGCAAAAGCACTAATCTCtgtaaagaagaaagaaattaagGAGTCAAGCATGCCTTCTGCAGAGCCCGACGTCTCTGGCTCAAGACAAGTTCAGGCTGCTGATCACTCACCACatacagagagaagagaagaattAAGTCTTCCAAAGATAGTAGACTGTTCCTCAAACTCCTTGCCGGTTCAGCTGCTAGATAGTTCCCAGAAAACGTCTTCATCTGATCCAAAAAGGAAACATACATTTTGCGTAAGCTCCTCTGACCAGGAAGGCCTGAATAGTAAAGGCCAGCtacagacaaaacaacattttggaaGGCAAGTCCTAGCCAACCATGACCTCTGGGCTGGAATAAATGTTGTTGAAATGCATGAGAGGAAACTACAAAAG gagctgaagaagctgtCAGCGCAAAGCTGGCCCAGCAGAGACCGCCTTGTGGTGTTCAGTGACGTCTTTGATGATGTATGTGAAGGCTCGCCAGTATTTGGACGCATCCTGAGGGAAATTAAG acAGATTATGACTTGTACGTCAACCACCTGATGGCTTCCCAATCGCCTCTACCTGAGACG TCAGAGAATGCTTCATTCATTCTTGGCAGTGGCAAAGTAAGGGAAATGAAGTTGGAGGATGCGGAAAAAGAGGTTTGCAGGCTCGAGGAGGAGGCGAGAAGAGCTCTAGAGGAGAATAAACG AGTCCGAAATGAATTACAGAACGTTCCAGCAATCAAAGGCCCAGAGGACTGTTACATGAAGA ATATATCTCTTTCAGAGCTGCCGGACACTGCCGTTGGCTGCTCTGACAGCATCCAAATCAAAAGGCTTCAGGTTTTGAACACGTGGAGGGAGATccaacagctggaggaggagcttgAGGAGAAGCTGGTGTCCACCTCTACAACCACAGCCACAGAAAGGAGAATCAAAGACCTGAAG tCAGAGATAATGAGACTGATAGCCTCAAATGACCGTCTGAAGACCACCAACAAG GATCTGGAGAAGAAGATCAACATGGTGctggacagagagaaagcaagCAAGGCCATAAGACG TATGTTGTGGGACGAAATACATCTGCAAACAGAGTGA